The region AGGAACCGAATCGTCGTCCGGATCGCGATTCGGCTCGCCTCGATGAAGGGGTAACCGTACGCCCCGGTCGAGATCGCGGGGAAGGCGATGCCGGCGCACCCGCGCTCCGCGGCGAGCTCCAACGACCGGCGATAGCAGGACGCGAGCGCCTCCGGCTCGCCGTGCCTCCCGTCGCGATAGACCGGCCCGACCGCGTGGATCACGAACGGAGCGGAGAGGCGGAACCCCGGCGTGATCTTCGCGTCCCCGGTCTCGCATCCTCCGAGCGTCTCGCAGAACCGGCGGAGCTCGGGACCCGCCGCGCGGTGGATCGCCCCGTCCACGCCTCCCCCTCCGAGCAACGTCCGGTTGGCCGCGTTCACGATCGCCGCCACCCGTTCCCTCGTGATGTCCCCATCCACGATCTCGATCCGATCGAAGGGATTCTTCTTCATGGCTCGCGCCTTCGAGGGGAATGATCGTCTTCAGGATACCATCGAGCGGACCCCGCGAGAAACGATCCAGGGATCGGTCGCCGAAGAAAGTGTGGCGATTCCGCGGCGGTCTGCTTAATCTCAGAGCGGAGATCAAACGAAAGTCGCACCATGAACGCGCTGCTGCGAACGGTCCTCATCGAGCATGCCCGGGAAGTCCGCGATCTCACGATCGTGGTCGCCGCTCGGTTCACCGCCGAGGACGCCTATCGCATTCCGCACCGCTGCGGCAACTGCCCGATCTGGAACATCGGCCATCTTCTCGCCGTTCAGGAAAGCGTCCTCCTCCGCCCCTTCGGGGAGAGAGGCGTTCTTCCCGCGAGCTATCCGGAGCTGTTCGGCGAGGGGACCTGCTCCTGCGAGTGGAACGGGAACCGCCCCGACTGGGACGAGGTCGTCTCCCTTCTCGATCCGGCGCGCGCGCGCGTGGAGGAGTTCATCGAGGGGGGGATCGATCTCCGGGCGCCTCTTCCCGAGCCCGCGTTCACCGCGCTCGGGATCGTTCTCTCGAACGCGGCGGAAGCGCTTAGCTTCTCCACGCTGCACGAGGCGATTCACATCGGAGTGCTTTCCACCTACGCTCGCCTCCTCGGGGAGCCGGGCGACCCGAAGGCCTAGGCGAGACCATAAACCCCTCCGTGACGGCGGCGGGGAATGCGTGCATGATTCGGGTCAAGTCTTGGCGATTCCCGGTCGATAACGGGAAGAGTGGATCGCCTCGGAAACGCGCGTTTCCGGATGGAGGTGACGACGATGCGACGGTTTTTCTTCCTTACTTTCCGCCCTCGCGTTTGCTCTCGCCGTGTCGCTCTTCCCAGGGTGCGGCGGCGACGATGACGGTGACAACAACCCATCCGGGCCGAACGGACCGGGAGACACGCTGACGACCGATCAGGTTCTCCAGGAGATCGAGAACGTGCTCGGCTCCGTGCAAGGCGCCGTCGAGGATTGCGATCCGATGGTCGTTCTCGCGGGGCTCGGCCTTCCGGAGAACCTGCCGGAGATGGGACTGCTCGTACTGGCGATCGACTCGGCGATGCGGACCGACGGCGATCTCTCCCCCTTCTATGGGACGTGGCAGGACACAACGCCGATGCGCCCGCTCGACGGGGCGGTGCGGATCAGCCCGCAGCCGACGGACGCCGTGAAGATCATCGTGGCGGGTATCGACACCCTTGGAAACCCGGTCCCGGGGAGCATCGTGCTCAGGGAGTTCTTCGCCGGCGAGCCGACCGATTCGATCCGGATCGATGTCTCCGTCCACGCGGACGGTTCGCCGAACGACAGCCTACGCCTCCGCGTCAGGGGCGAGCTTGACGCGAGCGCGGGCCACGGAAACGTCGAGGTCACCGGCCACTCGTGCGG is a window of Candidatus Eisenbacteria bacterium DNA encoding:
- a CDS encoding O-acetyl-ADP-ribose deacetylase, translating into MKKNPFDRIEIVDGDITRERVAAIVNAANRTLLGGGGVDGAIHRAAGPELRRFCETLGGCETGDAKITPGFRLSAPFVIHAVGPVYRDGRHGEPEALASCYRRSLELAAERGCAGIAFPAISTGAYGYPFIEASRIAIRTTIRFLQAHPLPKTVRFVLFGERDAAAFRKVLGNIRSEDAPKSE
- a CDS encoding DinB family protein, with protein sequence MNALLRTVLIEHAREVRDLTIVVAARFTAEDAYRIPHRCGNCPIWNIGHLLAVQESVLLRPFGERGVLPASYPELFGEGTCSCEWNGNRPDWDEVVSLLDPARARVEEFIEGGIDLRAPLPEPAFTALGIVLSNAAEALSFSTLHEAIHIGVLSTYARLLGEPGDPKA